The sequence GCGCGGGCATTCGCTTTGACGACGAGGCGCACGCCGTTCAGGCGGCGATTGCCGGACAGGGGGTAGTGATCGCCAGCCAACTGCTGGTGCAGGATGCGTTGGAAAAACGGCTGCTGGTCGCGCCGCTAATCGGCGCTCTGCCCGGCGGCCGCTACTATTTCGTCACCGGCCGGGAAAAAGCGTCGCGGGATGACATCCGCCAGCTGCGCGCCTGGCTGTTGGCGGCGTTTCCGGCAGGGGATGATGAGCGAGTGGGCAAGGCATAACGGGAGGAATCAGCCGTTGGCGCCGATTATCCGATGACAGGGAATCACGATACCGACCGGATTGGCGCCGTTGGCCAGCCCGACGGTGCGTACGGCCAGCGGGTTGTTGATGCGCGCGGCCAGCGCGCCGTAACTGAGGGTTTCCCCGGCCGGGATATCGCGCCGCAGCGGGGTAGCCATGCGCTCCAGGAAAAAACGTTGTGATTTCATTTGGTTTCACTTAAAGAACGGGGCAGCCATCCGCGGAACCGCGCCGGCAGCGGCAGGCGGGTGGCTCATACGAAAAACTTCATTCCAAAGGTTCTCCGTAAAGGCCAATCAGCCGGCGTACAACGCCGTTGGTCCAGCCAAAACCATCCTGAAGCGGGTATTCGCCCCCGCCGCCTTCGCGCGGGGTGCCGCCGGCGATATGGTATTTTTCAATCAGTTTATGGTTTTGGCGGTAAAAAAGGTTCACCGTTTTTAGCCAGCTGCGGGCAATTTCATCGCCAAGCGCGTCGTTGCCGTACAGTTTAAAGCCCTGAATGGCCATCCATTGCAGCGGCGCCCAGCCGTTGGGGTTATCCCATTGCTCACCGGTTTCATACTCGGTGGCCATGATCCCTCCCGGCGTGAGCAGGCGCGCGCGTACCGCTTCCGCCAGTCTGTCGGCCTGTTCGTGGGTGGCGAGTCCCACATACAGCGGTACGATGCTGGCGGCGGAGAAGAGCGCCATCTGCTGGCGGCGCCAGTCATAGTCGCGAAAACATCCTTGCTCCTCATCCCACAGATAGCGGTTAACGGCCGTGCGCCGCGCTTCCGCCTTGTGGCGAAATAGCGTCTCCGTCTCTCTATCCCCTTTCAAACCGGAGATATTGGCGATGGCGCCCTCCAGCTTGTAAAGAAAGGCGTTGAGATCCACCGGGATAAACTGCGTGGTGCGAATACTGGCGAGACGATGCGCATCGCGCAGCCAGCGCGACGAGTAGTCCCATCCCGAAGCGGCCCCCGCCCGTAGATCCCGGTAAACCTCATTTGCCGGACGGGTGGAGTGTCGCGCGGTTTCCACATCTTCGCGCCAGGATTCGTCGCGCGGGGTGTCCCTGTCGTCCCAGTAGCGGTTAAGCAGCGCGCCGTCCGGCATCCGCACTACGTGGCGATAGGCCTGGTTCAGCGCCAGCGATTCGGCGCCGTCCATCCAGAAAGCATACTCCAGCAGCAGATGCTCCAGATAACGGCGGGCGCCGCGCACACCGTCCTCTTCAAACAGTTCCACCATCAGCGCGAACACCGGCGGCTGCGAACGGCTGAGGTAATAGGTGCGATTGCCGTTGGGAATATGCCCGTAGGTTTCAATCATCCAGGCGAAATTATCCGCCATACAGCGCAGCAGGTCGTTGCGCCCGCTTTCCGCCAACCCCAGCATGGTGAAGTAGGAGTCCCAGTAGTAGGTTTCGCTGAAGCGGCCGCCCGGCACTATATAGGCCTGCGGCAGCGCCAGCAGCGACGACCACGGAATATGGTCCTGAGGCTCGCGCGTCAGCACGATCCACAGATTATCGATATGCTCTTTAAGGGAGTGCTGCGGATTGGAGATATAATCGCTGTCACGGCTTTCCGGCAGCCAGAAATGCGCTTCGACAAACTGCCTCAGGTCAAAATCGGGTTTGTTTTTCACCCGGCGGTAGCGGATAAGAATATCCAGCGGATCCATTTTGGGCGCGCAGTCGGGGAACGTCTTGCTGTCGTCGAAAATACGCGAGGACTGTACGCGCTCGAACAACTCCAGATAGCGATCGGCGGGGGTCAGCGCATCGGAAGGCGGCAGCCCTTCGATCATTTCCGGTTCCGGCTCCGCTTCGAGCATGTAATCCAGCGTTAACTCGACGGGATCAAGTTGGTATTGGCGATTTTTGTCGATGTCGAACTCCGCTGATTCAGCAACCGGTAATTTCGTATTGAACATGGGCTACAAACCTCCGCATGGCGTGGTAAAGATAAGGGATGTTGTCCAGGGTCTCGCTATTAAGTATAGACATCTGTTTCATCACCTACAGCAAAAAGTGTGCTACCCATCACGTTTTCCTATGACCGCCAAAGGCGAAAAATCATATAACTCGTTATTTATAAAAATAAAAAAACAACGCGGCATAACCACGCCATGCCGCAATCCGGCGCGTTTTGTTTGCAACGATTGATGTACGGCCCCGGTCAACGGGGCGGGACAGGGAAGGGATGAGGTTCGCCGCCGTCTGCAGCCAGGGCGGCGTTTATGAAGTCGGCGCTTGGGCGGCCGCGCCATACGCGGCGCTGCGCGGCTGGATGGTCCGCAGGTCTTGCAAATAACTATCACGCCAGCGCGCGATATCATTTTTGTGCAGCACCGCCATCATGTCGTTGTAGCGCGAGATACGCTCGGCCAGCGGCATGGTCAGCGCTTTATCCAGCGCCGCAGCCACTTCGTCCCGATCGTAAGGGTTGACGATAAGCGCGGCGGTCAGTTCATTGGCGGCGCCGGCGAATCGCGACAGCACCAGTACTCCCGGATCGTCAGGATCCTGTGCCGCCACATACTCTTTCGCCACCAGGTTCATGCCGTCGCGCAGCGGGGTGACCAGCCCGACATCCGTCAGACGAAATATTTTCATCAGCAGCCGGCGGTCGAAATGCTGGTTGAGATAGTAGAGCGGCGTACTGTTCAGGGTGCCGTATTTGCCGTTAATCCGTCCGACTTCCATCTCCAGTTGATGGCGAATATCCTGATAAGCTTGCACATCGCCGCGCGAGGTC comes from Brenneria nigrifluens DSM 30175 = ATCC 13028 and encodes:
- a CDS encoding alpha,alpha-trehalase, with product MFNTKLPVAESAEFDIDKNRQYQLDPVELTLDYMLEAEPEPEMIEGLPPSDALTPADRYLELFERVQSSRIFDDSKTFPDCAPKMDPLDILIRYRRVKNKPDFDLRQFVEAHFWLPESRDSDYISNPQHSLKEHIDNLWIVLTREPQDHIPWSSLLALPQAYIVPGGRFSETYYWDSYFTMLGLAESGRNDLLRCMADNFAWMIETYGHIPNGNRTYYLSRSQPPVFALMVELFEEDGVRGARRYLEHLLLEYAFWMDGAESLALNQAYRHVVRMPDGALLNRYWDDRDTPRDESWREDVETARHSTRPANEVYRDLRAGAASGWDYSSRWLRDAHRLASIRTTQFIPVDLNAFLYKLEGAIANISGLKGDRETETLFRHKAEARRTAVNRYLWDEEQGCFRDYDWRRQQMALFSAASIVPLYVGLATHEQADRLAEAVRARLLTPGGIMATEYETGEQWDNPNGWAPLQWMAIQGFKLYGNDALGDEIARSWLKTVNLFYRQNHKLIEKYHIAGGTPREGGGGEYPLQDGFGWTNGVVRRLIGLYGEPLE